A part of Olleya sp. Bg11-27 genomic DNA contains:
- a CDS encoding transglutaminase domain-containing protein, producing the protein MKNRLILFFFFIVKLTIAQVSDFKSIDFTRADNIAKLNANASLKNLPLLAHNLTYKLDNDAEKFRAIYTWVCTNIKGDLNQDNKVSKQRKRFKNDSLAYLKWNNDYQKTAFKKLLKHKKTMCTGYAYLIKELCFLVDIDCKMVNGYGRSTTANVTSLDLANHSWNAVKLNNKWYLCDATWSSGYFVNDVFIKDYNLGYFLTDPTLFAKNHYPLDKKWLLDDTLITSDYSASPIVYGETFTHKIIPIGPSNLNTTIKKNDTLAIRFKSLNTLETKDISLIKYIGIKTIPFKITDLKNENGLVSFNYKFKSKGVYDVHLKIKNDIVATYTVSVIKE; encoded by the coding sequence ATGAAAAACAGACTCATACTATTTTTCTTTTTCATAGTTAAATTAACTATTGCGCAAGTTTCGGATTTTAAATCTATCGATTTTACTAGAGCTGATAATATTGCTAAATTAAATGCTAATGCTAGTTTAAAAAACTTACCATTACTTGCGCATAACTTAACTTACAAACTAGATAATGATGCCGAAAAATTTAGAGCAATCTATACTTGGGTTTGTACTAATATAAAAGGCGATCTTAATCAAGATAATAAAGTTAGCAAACAACGAAAACGGTTTAAAAACGATAGTCTAGCCTATTTAAAATGGAATAATGACTATCAAAAAACAGCCTTTAAAAAACTACTAAAGCATAAAAAAACCATGTGTACAGGTTATGCTTACCTCATTAAAGAACTTTGTTTTTTAGTGGATATAGATTGTAAAATGGTCAATGGTTATGGACGCTCTACAACCGCCAATGTGACATCTTTAGACCTAGCCAATCATTCTTGGAATGCCGTAAAATTAAATAACAAATGGTATTTGTGTGACGCGACTTGGTCTAGTGGCTATTTTGTAAACGATGTCTTTATCAAAGACTACAACTTAGGCTATTTTTTAACAGACCCTACTCTATTTGCTAAAAACCATTATCCGTTGGATAAAAAATGGCTATTAGACGACACGTTAATAACCTCTGACTATAGCGCGTCTCCGATAGTTTATGGCGAGACATTTACGCACAAAATCATTCCGATTGGTCCCAGTAACTTAAATACAACCATAAAAAAGAATGACACCTTAGCAATACGCTTTAAATCTCTAAATACCTTAGAGACTAAGGATATATCACTGATTAAATATATTGGCATTAAAACTATTCCTTTCAAAATTACCGACCTTAAAAACGAAAATGGTTTGGTGTCTTTTAATTACAAATTTAAAAGTAAAGGCGTTTATGATGTCCATTTAAAAATCAAAAACGACATCGTTGCAACCTACACGGTTAGCGTAATTAAGGAGTAA
- a CDS encoding carboxypeptidase-like regulatory domain-containing protein produces the protein MQNQINLDITTPCSENFNQFAPTPKGGFCKSCTKEVIDFTTMNTDDIASFFNKKDTQNTCGRFKSTQLTAYPTHVTKSKFSFISAIGLACLALFSFTGAKAQDTVTKDTTPNIRVNQTNQNNAVTGTIVDENNLPLPGVNIVLQGSATGTESDFDGNFVFPKKVKNGDILIFSYVGYESKKMTIQNNNATANMVLNVSLNNDSYILMGKVAVKEVYSSKKD, from the coding sequence ATGCAAAATCAAATCAACTTAGACATTACGACACCTTGCTCGGAAAACTTCAATCAATTTGCACCAACACCAAAAGGTGGCTTTTGTAAGTCTTGTACAAAAGAAGTGATTGACTTTACAACCATGAATACTGATGACATCGCAAGCTTTTTCAATAAAAAAGACACTCAAAATACTTGCGGGCGATTTAAAAGCACACAATTAACAGCGTATCCTACACACGTCACAAAAAGTAAATTCAGTTTTATAAGCGCTATTGGTCTAGCGTGCTTAGCGTTATTTTCTTTTACTGGTGCCAAAGCACAGGATACCGTTACAAAAGACACGACACCTAATATCAGAGTGAATCAAACTAACCAAAATAATGCTGTAACAGGAACAATAGTAGACGAAAACAACTTACCATTACCGGGCGTCAATATTGTTTTACAAGGTTCTGCTACTGGAACTGAATCTGACTTTGATGGTAATTTTGTATTTCCTAAAAAAGTAAAAAATGGAGACATATTAATCTTTAGTTATGTTGGTTACGAATCTAAAAAAATGACGATTCAGAATAACAATGCAACTGCAAACATGGTATTAAATGTCAGTTTAAACAACGACTCTTATATTTTAATGGGTAAAGTGGCTGTTAAAGAAGTGTATTCTTCTAAAAAGGATTAA
- a CDS encoding FUSC family protein → MRNKIKNHLKTIELFLKGSGFYRGVVLTVAIVLPLAVFNLIDLFAYAPAIALGTFLNAPSDVPGSLRRKINGILISIILTMLVTFIILLTKPVFVILLIAIAVLSFAVSLISAYGFRASLISFSGLLAIVLGLAVSKPDFQSIILHVGLIGVGGLWYLVVSLVSNWVFPRKDDDQLLSDTLSLTGEYLKIRAKLLTKPNKREKYAKKALVLQTQISEKHETLRELLLEGRKRSGRSFSNERRLLIFISLIDIFELALANTLDYTKIDTLFGLEKKHLNTFKKLNKELGNHLIKLSELFIKKGNLPDIELLNKIAADTETAIQDYVTEVTLPKAREGAITMRNLQDYQKQLFQEVKVIRRVLTKVKNNAKASLKPLESKQFLTSQDYRLNILVQHFSLKSPMLRHALRLACAIVFGFLLGSALDLKNAYWIILTIIVIMRPNYGLTKERSKNRIIGTIIGAIIATTIIVITKNTTVYLVLAIVSLTFAFSLIQQSYKVGAAFITLHIVFVYALIDPDAFTVVQYRVIDTVIGAIIAVIANYLLFPSWEYKNLDTVLATVITSNSNYLKATKKLYHNKEENTLAYKVSRKEAFLAMSNLNAAFQRLTQDPKSKQKESALIYEMVTLNHTILSAIASIGRYILNHSTTPASEEFDTIIEGITGTLLHSASQLESTKTVLVSEENKIYQAHKKLQKRYDNLSLKRDSDIEAGQTIIDDNTLLNLQEAHLINNQLLWLKSLSANLTKTTVKYKSVFS, encoded by the coding sequence ATGCGAAATAAGATTAAAAATCATTTAAAAACCATCGAGTTATTTCTTAAAGGTTCAGGCTTTTATAGAGGTGTAGTCTTAACCGTTGCTATTGTTTTACCATTAGCTGTTTTTAATTTAATAGACTTGTTTGCTTATGCGCCCGCCATTGCTCTAGGGACATTTTTAAACGCACCAAGTGATGTCCCAGGAAGCTTAAGACGTAAAATAAACGGCATCTTAATTAGTATTATACTAACGATGTTGGTAACGTTTATAATTCTGTTAACCAAACCCGTTTTTGTTATTCTACTAATTGCCATTGCTGTTTTAAGTTTTGCGGTTAGTTTAATTTCTGCTTATGGTTTCAGAGCTTCTTTAATATCTTTTTCAGGATTATTAGCGATTGTATTAGGTTTAGCGGTTAGTAAGCCCGATTTTCAATCTATTATTTTACACGTCGGCTTAATTGGTGTTGGTGGCTTATGGTATTTAGTAGTGTCATTAGTATCCAATTGGGTTTTTCCTAGAAAAGACGATGACCAATTATTATCGGATACATTATCGCTTACTGGCGAATATTTAAAAATAAGAGCCAAGCTATTAACCAAGCCTAATAAACGTGAGAAATATGCTAAAAAAGCATTAGTCCTTCAAACCCAAATTAGCGAAAAACACGAAACCTTAAGAGAGCTACTTTTAGAGGGTAGAAAACGTTCTGGACGTTCCTTTTCTAATGAGAGACGTCTCTTAATATTTATATCCTTAATCGATATTTTTGAGTTAGCCTTAGCAAACACTTTAGATTACACCAAAATTGACACCCTATTTGGCTTAGAAAAAAAGCATTTAAATACCTTTAAAAAACTGAATAAAGAGCTAGGAAATCACCTTATCAAATTATCGGAATTATTCATAAAAAAAGGCAATCTTCCTGATATTGAATTATTAAATAAAATAGCTGCCGACACAGAGACTGCAATTCAGGATTATGTTACAGAAGTGACGCTACCAAAAGCTAGAGAAGGTGCAATTACGATGCGTAACCTTCAAGATTACCAGAAGCAATTATTCCAAGAAGTAAAAGTTATCAGACGCGTTTTAACCAAAGTAAAAAACAATGCGAAGGCATCTTTAAAACCTCTGGAATCTAAACAGTTTTTAACCTCTCAAGATTACAGATTAAATATATTAGTACAGCATTTTAGTTTAAAATCGCCAATGCTCAGGCATGCTTTACGATTGGCTTGTGCGATTGTATTTGGTTTTCTTTTAGGAAGTGCTTTGGATTTAAAAAATGCATATTGGATTATTCTAACCATAATTGTGATCATGCGTCCCAATTACGGGTTAACCAAAGAGCGCTCTAAAAACAGAATCATCGGAACCATTATTGGTGCTATAATTGCCACCACAATTATAGTAATCACCAAAAACACAACGGTCTATTTAGTATTAGCGATTGTCTCGTTAACGTTTGCTTTTTCATTAATACAACAAAGCTATAAAGTAGGTGCCGCTTTTATAACCTTACACATTGTATTTGTATATGCACTTATAGATCCTGACGCTTTTACTGTAGTACAATATCGTGTGATAGATACCGTAATTGGCGCCATAATAGCAGTAATAGCAAATTACCTATTGTTCCCGAGTTGGGAATACAAAAACCTAGATACAGTATTAGCCACTGTAATTACCTCTAACAGTAATTATTTAAAAGCGACCAAAAAGCTCTACCACAACAAGGAAGAAAACACATTAGCTTATAAAGTATCCAGAAAAGAGGCTTTTTTAGCGATGAGTAATCTAAATGCAGCGTTCCAAAGGTTAACGCAAGATCCAAAATCTAAACAAAAAGAATCTGCTTTAATATATGAGATGGTCACACTAAACCACACCATATTATCTGCGATAGCTTCGATTGGACGTTATATTTTAAATCATAGTACAACACCAGCTTCAGAAGAATTTGATACTATTATAGAAGGGATTACAGGGACCTTACTACATTCTGCTTCACAATTAGAAAGCACTAAAACAGTTCTTGTTTCCGAAGAAAACAAAATATATCAAGCACATAAAAAACTACAAAAACGCTATGATAATTTATCTTTAAAACGAGATAGTGATATTGAAGCAGGGCAAACAATAATTGACGACAATACATTACTAAACCTCCAGGAAGCTCACTTAATTAACAATCAATTACTGTGGTTAAAATCGTTATCAGCCAATTTAACTAAAACGACAGTAAAGTATAAGTCGGTTTTTAGTTAA
- a CDS encoding ribosomal protein L7/L12, with amino-acid sequence MKIVINNTPLDKEIILELIDAGQLAAIKYVRAQTNLDLKESKTIVENLMANPEYYDGKSHTIAVVSPDMDKNIETLEKQSSNGILYSKPNQVKKYVLIIIAICLVAALYLVLNR; translated from the coding sequence ATGAAAATTGTTATAAATAACACCCCATTAGATAAGGAGATTATTCTGGAATTAATTGACGCTGGTCAACTTGCGGCAATAAAATATGTCCGAGCACAGACTAATTTAGATTTAAAGGAAAGCAAAACCATTGTCGAGAATTTGATGGCTAATCCCGAATATTATGATGGTAAATCGCATACAATAGCTGTGGTTTCCCCAGACATGGATAAAAACATCGAAACGTTAGAAAAACAATCTAGCAATGGGATATTGTACAGTAAACCCAATCAAGTTAAAAAATACGTGCTTATTATTATCGCCATTTGTTTGGTAGCTGCTCTATATCTAGTTTTAAACCGATAG
- a CDS encoding B12-binding domain-containing radical SAM protein, translating to MKDLLLITPPFTQLNTPYPATAYLKGFLNTIGVSAFQMDLGIEVILELFSKKTFEKLFDLAIENDSISTENGQRIYTLKDDYLQPLDAIILFLQGKNQTLARQICTTKFLPQASRFEQLEDMDWAFGEMGMQDKAKHLATLYLEDLSDFIIECIDPNFGFSRYAERLGQSANAFDELYESLKNKPTFIDELTLAILENRLKTVQPKLICFSVPFPGNLYSAFRCAQFIKKNYPEIKIAIGGGFPNTELRQVTDTRVFDFFDFITLDDGELPIALLYQNVCQSNDNQSPSETDLENNLENDDQNSNNKGHAERSRSTTITTDHSSKEKQYKRTFLLEDGKVVYKNNTTRPEYKQLQVGTPDYSDLLLEDYISVIEIANPMHSLWSDGRWNKLTMAHGCYWGKCTFCDISLDYIKIYEPIAAALLVDRMEQLIAQTGENGFHFVDEAAPPALMKALALEIIKRKLTVTWWTNIRFEKNFTQDLCYLLKASGCIAVSGGLEVASDRLLKLIDKGVTVEQVAQVTRNFTQANIMVHSYLMYGYPTQTVQETVDSLEMVRQLFELGIIQSGFWHQFALTAHSPIGLNPTEYGITPNYKSISFANNDIDFTDSTGIDHSQFSFGLKKSLFNFMHGIGFDMDLQEWFDFEIPQTSIVPFHIEDCLNIETTLTTKPTAKIVWLGHLPLVAERTKTKKGFINELLDLTFHDKTERLQMTLNKPEGEWLLDTLETLKPTSGKSVSFSALKKDFETQLDDFELFWFSKPMQKLKDFGLLQL from the coding sequence TTGAAAGATCTTTTACTAATAACACCACCTTTTACCCAATTAAACACGCCTTATCCTGCCACTGCATATTTAAAAGGATTTTTAAATACTATAGGGGTTTCTGCCTTTCAGATGGATTTAGGGATTGAGGTGATTTTAGAATTATTCAGTAAAAAGACCTTTGAAAAACTTTTTGATTTAGCCATAGAAAACGACTCCATTTCGACAGAAAACGGGCAACGTATTTACACGTTAAAAGATGATTATTTACAGCCTTTAGATGCTATTATTTTATTTCTACAAGGTAAAAATCAAACTTTAGCAAGACAAATATGTACTACAAAATTCCTACCACAAGCCTCTAGATTTGAACAACTAGAAGATATGGATTGGGCGTTTGGAGAAATGGGCATGCAAGATAAAGCCAAGCATTTAGCAACCTTATATCTTGAAGATTTATCAGATTTTATTATTGAATGTATCGATCCTAATTTTGGATTTAGCAGATATGCCGAGCGTTTAGGACAAAGTGCCAATGCGTTTGACGAGCTTTATGAGAGTCTAAAAAACAAACCAACATTTATTGATGAGCTAACGTTGGCTATTTTAGAAAACCGATTAAAAACCGTGCAACCAAAACTAATCTGTTTTTCGGTACCCTTTCCAGGGAATTTATACAGCGCGTTTAGATGCGCACAATTTATAAAAAAGAATTATCCAGAGATTAAAATTGCGATTGGTGGTGGTTTTCCAAATACCGAGCTACGTCAAGTAACAGACACACGTGTTTTTGATTTCTTTGATTTTATTACGCTAGACGATGGCGAACTACCCATTGCGTTATTATACCAAAACGTTTGTCAGTCTAATGACAACCAAAGTCCTTCCGAAACTGATCTTGAAAACAATCTAGAAAACGATGATCAGAATAGCAACAACAAAGGTCATGCTGAGCGCAGTCGAAGCACTACAATAACCACTGATCACAGTAGCAAAGAAAAACAGTACAAACGCACCTTCCTTTTAGAAGATGGGAAAGTCGTTTATAAAAACAACACCACAAGACCAGAATACAAACAACTCCAAGTAGGCACACCAGACTATTCTGACTTATTGCTAGAGGATTACATTTCTGTTATAGAAATTGCCAATCCCATGCACAGTTTATGGAGTGATGGACGTTGGAATAAATTAACAATGGCACATGGCTGTTATTGGGGAAAATGTACGTTTTGCGACATATCCTTAGACTACATCAAGATTTACGAGCCAATTGCAGCAGCCCTATTAGTGGATCGTATGGAGCAATTAATTGCGCAAACCGGAGAAAACGGGTTTCATTTTGTGGATGAAGCGGCACCACCTGCGTTAATGAAAGCCTTAGCCTTAGAAATTATAAAACGAAAACTTACCGTCACATGGTGGACTAACATCAGATTTGAGAAAAACTTTACACAAGATTTATGTTACCTACTTAAAGCTTCAGGTTGCATTGCCGTCTCTGGAGGTTTGGAAGTAGCATCAGATAGACTCTTAAAACTAATTGATAAAGGTGTAACGGTGGAGCAAGTCGCGCAAGTGACGCGTAATTTTACGCAAGCTAACATTATGGTGCACTCCTATTTAATGTATGGTTATCCGACACAAACGGTACAAGAAACGGTTGATAGTTTAGAGATGGTCCGACAGTTATTTGAATTAGGTATTATTCAGTCTGGGTTCTGGCATCAATTTGCACTAACAGCCCACAGTCCTATCGGTTTAAATCCAACAGAATATGGCATCACACCAAATTATAAATCTATTTCGTTTGCCAATAATGATATTGATTTTACGGATAGCACAGGTATTGATCATAGCCAATTCAGTTTCGGTTTAAAAAAATCGTTATTCAATTTTATGCACGGGATTGGTTTTGATATGGATTTACAAGAATGGTTTGATTTTGAGATTCCGCAAACCTCAATTGTACCTTTTCATATTGAAGATTGTTTAAATATCGAAACCACATTAACCACAAAACCAACTGCAAAAATTGTATGGTTAGGACATTTACCATTAGTTGCAGAACGCACAAAAACTAAAAAAGGGTTTATAAATGAGTTGTTAGACCTGACGTTTCATGATAAAACGGAGCGTCTTCAAATGACATTAAATAAGCCTGAAGGCGAATGGTTGCTTGACACACTAGAAACGCTAAAACCAACAAGTGGCAAAAGTGTTTCTTTTTCAGCATTAAAAAAAGACTTCGAAACTCAATTAGACGATTTTGAATTATTCTGGTTTTCTAAACCTATGCAAAAGCTGAAAGACTTTGGATTACTGCAATTATAA
- a CDS encoding c-type cytochrome translates to MKQYISIILFCIATVTFLTSFSVKKNIDIYTAIPTVEKTILAAYGQKIYTRELCSQCHTQQIKNQTQQLISLDGLGGKYSNDWLFHFLNDPKIIAFYAEMPAYPKLKTNQLTKAVVSQITTDNKLQTEQNLIWQTLINEAKIISKSVTYPNANNTTEILALIAYLQQIPMSPEFEKITKTRKDKLQKETVASDKKNLILKIANDADSIDLGERIYNNNCSACHGQFGQGGIGPNLTDNYSLHGGSKKDIAKVIQFGGTPGKGMIAWRHVLSVEEIGQVTAYVYALKGTNPDNAKAPEGEQD, encoded by the coding sequence ATGAAACAATACATATCTATTATACTCTTCTGTATTGCTACTGTCACTTTTTTAACAAGTTTTTCTGTAAAAAAAAACATCGACATTTATACAGCTATCCCAACTGTTGAAAAAACCATTTTAGCAGCATATGGTCAAAAAATCTATACTCGAGAACTTTGCAGTCAATGCCATACACAACAAATAAAAAATCAAACACAACAACTGATTAGCCTAGATGGATTAGGCGGAAAGTATTCTAACGATTGGCTATTTCATTTTTTAAATGACCCAAAAATAATTGCTTTTTACGCAGAAATGCCTGCATACCCAAAACTAAAAACCAATCAACTTACTAAAGCAGTCGTATCACAAATCACAACAGATAATAAATTACAAACAGAGCAGAATCTGATTTGGCAAACATTAATTAATGAAGCCAAGATCATTTCTAAATCAGTGACCTATCCAAACGCTAATAACACTACCGAGATATTAGCTTTGATAGCTTACTTACAGCAAATCCCGATGAGTCCTGAATTTGAGAAAATTACAAAAACAAGGAAAGATAAGCTCCAAAAAGAAACCGTTGCTTCTGATAAAAAAAATCTCATTCTTAAAATTGCAAACGATGCGGATAGTATTGATTTAGGGGAAAGAATATATAACAATAATTGTTCTGCTTGTCACGGACAATTTGGTCAAGGAGGCATAGGACCTAACTTAACAGACAACTACTCGTTACATGGCGGAAGCAAAAAAGACATCGCTAAAGTTATCCAGTTTGGTGGTACACCTGGAAAAGGTATGATTGCATGGAGACATGTATTATCTGTGGAAGAAATTGGTCAAGTAACAGCTTATGTATATGCTTTAAAAGGAACAAATCCTGACAATGCCAAAGCACCAGAAGGCGAACAAGACTAA
- a CDS encoding YkgJ family cysteine cluster protein: MSIERRVRMVEVLFETLDTEISTFQHKTTLHCATGCGKCCTNPTMEASPLEFLPFAFHLFLNGQAETTLKTLNTKAKHSICHIYSPLNLVDSALGRCSNYKYRGLVCRLFGYAASNDKYGQKRMVTCKIIKENQKEVLQETTDAINKDLNIPMFTAYYMQLSQIDFTMGNVIVPINRALKLAIEEVLQYYAYRPFPSGLANSA, encoded by the coding sequence ATGTCTATAGAGCGAAGAGTACGAATGGTGGAAGTGTTATTTGAGACGCTAGATACTGAGATTTCAACCTTTCAACACAAAACAACATTACATTGCGCAACGGGTTGCGGTAAGTGCTGTACTAACCCCACAATGGAAGCCTCTCCTTTAGAGTTTCTACCTTTTGCGTTTCATTTATTTTTAAACGGTCAAGCCGAAACCACGCTAAAAACACTTAATACCAAAGCAAAACACTCCATTTGCCACATTTATAGCCCCTTAAACCTCGTAGACAGTGCACTAGGTCGTTGTAGTAATTATAAATATCGGGGGTTAGTCTGTCGTCTTTTTGGCTACGCAGCTTCTAATGATAAGTATGGACAAAAACGTATGGTGACTTGCAAAATTATAAAAGAAAACCAAAAAGAAGTACTTCAAGAAACCACAGATGCCATAAACAAAGACCTAAACATCCCAATGTTTACAGCGTATTACATGCAACTGTCGCAGATAGATTTTACAATGGGTAATGTTATTGTCCCAATAAACAGGGCGCTAAAATTAGCCATTGAAGAAGTCCTACAATACTATGCCTACAGACCGTTTCCAAGTGGTTTAGCAAATAGTGCGTAA
- a CDS encoding MOSC domain-containing protein, which produces MQIVSTNIAKPTTIEWNGKKQTTGMYKNPTDAGIYLEKEDVKGDEVSDRKHHGGIFKACYLFSEDHYDYWKNLYPNIAFNYGVFGENLTVKGLDETKIRVGDIYKIGTALVQVTQPREPCFKLGIRFGTQTILKQFINHARPGTYIRILEEGFVKPGDHMLLVQAATNSLTTAQLFTLLFSKQKDQSQLALIVDNDAIPLKKRQKLAAFIKN; this is translated from the coding sequence ATGCAAATCGTTTCTACCAACATCGCCAAACCTACAACCATTGAATGGAATGGAAAAAAGCAAACCACGGGCATGTACAAAAACCCAACGGATGCTGGTATTTATTTAGAAAAAGAAGACGTAAAAGGTGACGAGGTTTCCGACAGAAAGCATCATGGTGGCATTTTTAAGGCCTGTTATTTATTTTCGGAAGACCATTATGACTATTGGAAAAACCTATATCCAAACATAGCGTTTAATTATGGCGTTTTTGGCGAAAACCTAACCGTAAAAGGATTAGACGAAACTAAAATTAGGGTTGGCGATATTTATAAAATAGGAACCGCCCTAGTCCAAGTGACACAACCAAGGGAACCTTGTTTTAAATTAGGTATACGGTTTGGCACACAGACCATTCTTAAACAATTTATCAATCATGCACGCCCAGGAACCTATATCCGCATTTTAGAAGAAGGGTTTGTAAAACCCGGAGACCACATGTTATTGGTACAAGCGGCAACCAACAGTCTAACCACAGCACAACTGTTTACCTTATTGTTTTCTAAACAAAAAGACCAATCGCAGTTAGCTTTAATTGTAGACAATGATGCCATACCACTAAAAAAACGTCAAAAACTAGCGGCTTTTATAAAAAACTAA
- a CDS encoding tRNA dihydrouridine synthase, translating into MSTTLLSSPLQGFTDFRFRNAFHHYFGGIDTFYAPYIRLNGKLKIKQSYQLDLQPENNTTLEVIPQVMTNDPDEFMFVVKYVQSLGYKELNWNLGCPYPMVTKSGMGSGLICNPAKINDVLKKAHDESNITVSMKMRMGYDHAEEILDTFPILDSYPLKNIAIHARIGKQLYKGPVDLEAFERCITSTKHKLYYNGDITSVAAFKKIEARFPSIDHFMIGRGLIADPFLPSMIKNNTTDYPKDRWEIFSQFHDTIYQQYDAYLSGPTPIKMKMLGFWEFFSQSFSNPQKTFKAIKKAGNPVKYKQAVASILSNEK; encoded by the coding sequence ATGTCAACCACTTTACTATCTTCCCCTTTACAAGGCTTCACGGATTTTAGATTCCGTAATGCGTTTCACCATTATTTTGGTGGTATCGATACGTTTTACGCACCTTACATCAGGCTAAACGGAAAGCTAAAAATTAAGCAATCGTATCAATTAGATTTACAACCAGAAAATAACACAACGTTAGAAGTGATTCCGCAAGTAATGACCAATGATCCTGACGAGTTTATGTTTGTGGTTAAGTATGTGCAAAGTTTAGGGTATAAAGAGTTAAACTGGAATTTAGGTTGTCCCTATCCAATGGTTACTAAATCCGGAATGGGTTCTGGTTTGATTTGTAATCCTGCTAAAATTAACGACGTCTTAAAAAAAGCACACGACGAAAGTAATATTACGGTCTCTATGAAAATGAGAATGGGTTATGACCATGCGGAAGAAATTTTAGACACCTTCCCTATTCTAGATAGTTACCCGCTTAAAAATATTGCGATTCATGCCCGAATTGGAAAACAATTATACAAAGGTCCTGTAGATTTAGAGGCCTTTGAGCGTTGCATTACGAGCACAAAGCACAAATTGTATTATAATGGTGATATTACTAGTGTTGCTGCCTTTAAAAAGATAGAGGCACGCTTTCCGAGTATTGATCATTTTATGATTGGTCGTGGTTTAATTGCAGATCCTTTTTTACCAAGCATGATTAAAAATAATACGACAGACTATCCTAAAGACCGTTGGGAGATTTTTAGTCAATTTCATGATACGATTTACCAACAGTACGACGCGTATCTGTCGGGACCAACCCCTATAAAAATGAAAATGCTAGGCTTTTGGGAATTTTTCTCGCAGTCGTTTTCTAATCCTCAAAAAACATTCAAAGCCATTAAAAAAGCTGGGAATCCTGTAAAATACAAGCAAGCAGTCGCTAGTATTTTAAGTAACGAAAAGTAA